One part of the Parambassis ranga chromosome 8, fParRan2.1, whole genome shotgun sequence genome encodes these proteins:
- the mapk8ip3 gene encoding C-Jun-amino-terminal kinase-interacting protein 3 isoform X14, with protein sequence MMELQIDEVVYQDDYGSGSVMSERVSGLANSIYREFERLIRSYDEEVVKELMPLVVNVLENLDAVLTENQEHEVELELLKEDNEQLITQYEREKALRKQAEEKFIEFEDALEAEKKDLQVQVEFLELQGKQLELKAKNYADQITRLEERESDMKKQYNALHQRHTEMIQTYVEHIERSKMQQVGSNSQSDGPGCGRTSKAERPPSLSLYPSGEGMEDGSESDSVAATPSSTGSKSNTPTSSVPSATVTPINEGFLPPSDFDVMRAGNRRKGGKRHSRNMEVQVSQETRNVSIGMGSSDEWSEFQEIIDSTPELDMCVDPRVYGGGNSPSQGIVNEAFGINTDSLYHEIKDAKSDIIGDVDAGAELLGEFSVRDDFFGMGKEVENLLTENKQLLETKNALNIVKNDLIAKVDELSGEKEVLREELEAVRQSKNKVDARVKELEEELRRLRAEALGASRDSKDEGGDDFSSPMEGGDMTMAQRRRFTRVEMARVLMERNQYKERLMELQEAVRWTEMIRASRESPPIQEKKKSTIWQFFARLFSTSSSPPPVKRPYYSVNIHYKSPALSQRRSHTMCQISTSNRTLEFFPEELASNGVASLLSDSAMLARREQRREQYRQVREHMRRDDGIMQACGWSVPSRFKQTGGQTDSAQDSPLKRQQTTNEKEDNRMKNVPVPVYCRPLVEKDPNRKLWCAAGVDLTGWRASSQEMAPSKAPSGGSDPLHAEEDGAEKKNSHTSPEKKKSKELQETDTMSSRVWILTSTHSASKVVIIDANQPGSLVDQFNVCNAHVLCISSVPAASESDYPAGEIVLDPGDGGAGAGGGGVGGGGVGVGGGGGDDTSGVEGMLAGITLVGCATNCSVARSNCSSRTDTPIMDKGQAPTAPPMNGKIHPAQSAEEATEATEVSESTSSQTEMGSGPPGPFMEHVFTDPQPRAADTSDRNSGQSKEDTSHHPESEDGGEEGKNYTSVAPTMWLGAQNGWLYVHSAVGNWKKCLHSIKLKDSVLSLVHVKGRVLVALADGTLAIFHRSEDGQWDLSNYHLMDLGRPHHSIRCMAVVHDKVWCGYKNKIHVIQPKSMQIEKSFDAHPRRESQVRQLAWIGDGVWVSIRLDSTLRLYHAHTHQHLQDVDIEPYVSKMLGTGKLGFSFVRITALLIGGNRLWVGTGNGVIISIPLTETVVLHRGQLLGLRANKVSPTSSGGVIHVYGDDGSEKSSGSFIPYCSMAQAQLCFHGHRDAVKFFVSVPGNVLATLNGSVLDSPSEGQGSTAPTETEAQSVQNVLVLSGGEGYIDFRIGDGEDDETEEGDSGGTSQIKPALCKAERSHIIVWQVSYIPE encoded by the exons ATGATGGAGCTACAGATAGACGAGGTGGTCTACCAGGACGACTACGGCTCCGGCTCCGTCATGTCGGAGCGGGTGTCCGGCCTGGCTAACAGCATTTACCGGGAGTTCGAGCGGCTGATCCGCAGCTACGACGAGGAGGTGGTGAAGGAGCTGATGCCGCTGGTGGTGAACGTCCTGGAGAACCTGGACGCGGTGCTGACGGAGAACCAGGAGCACgaggtggagctggagctgctgaaggaggACAACGAGCAGCTCATCACCCAGTACGAGCGGGAGAAGGCGCTGAGGAAGCAGGCGGAGGAG aAATTTATAGAATTTGAGGATGCACTGGAGGCCGAGAAGAAGGATCTGCAGGTGCAGGTGGAGTTTTTGGAGCTGCAGGGAAAGCAGCTGGAGCTCAAAGCAAAGAACTACGCTGACCAGA tcACCCGGCTGGAAGAGCGAGAATCAGACATGAAGAAGCAGTACAACGCTCTGCACCAGCGCCACACTGAG ATGATCCAGACTTATGTCGAGCACATAGAGCGGTCCAAAATGCAGCAGGTGGGCAgtaacagccaatcagacgggCCCGGCTGTGGACGAAC CAGCAAAGCGGAGCGCCCGCCGTCGTTGAGCCTGTATCCCAGCGGCGAGGGCATG GAGGATGGATCGGAGTCCGACTCGGTGGCCGCCACACCTAGCAGCACAGGCAGCAAGTCCAACACGCCCACCTCCTCCGTCCCATCCGCCACCGTCACACCCATCAATGAGGGCTTCCTCCCACCTTCTGACTTTGACGTCATGCGGGCTGGGAACCGCAGGAAAGGTGGCAAACGTCACAGCCGGAACATGGAGGTGCAGGTTTCTCAGGAGACGCGGAATGTCAGCATTG gaaTGGGAAGCAGCGACGAGTGGTCTGAATTTCAGGAGATCATCGATTCCACTCCGGAGCTGGACATGTGTGTGGACCCCCGCGTGTACGGAGGAGGAAACAG cccCTCTCAGGGCATCGTCAACGAGGCCTTCGGCATCAACACTGACTCTCTGTACCACGAGATCAAAGACGCCAAGTCGGACATCATCGGGGACGTGGATGCAGGCGCCGAGCTGCTCG GCGAGTTCTCAG TCCGTGATGATTTCTTCG GGATGGGTAAGGAGGTGGAGAACCTGCTGACGGAGAACAAACAGCTTCTAGAGACCAA AAATGCTCTCAACATTGTGAAAAACGACCTCATTGCCAAAGTGGACGAGCTGTCGGGGGAGAAGGAGGTGctgagggaggagctggaggcggTGAGGCAGTCCAAGAACAAGGTGGACGCCCGAgtcaaagagctggaggaagaactcaggag gttAAGAGCTGAAGCTCTCGGCGCGTCTCGGGACTCAAAGGATGAAGGAGGCGATGAC TTTTCATCACCCATGGAAGGTGGAGACATGACGATGGCCCAGCGGCGGCGCTTCACGCGGGTGGAGATGGCCCGCGTGCTGATGGAGAGGAACCAGTACAAGGAAAGGCTGATGGAGCTGCAGGAGGCGGTGCGGTGGACGGAGATGATCCG AGCGTCCAGGGAGAGTCCCCCCAtccaggagaagaagaagtccACCATCTGGCAGTT CTTCGCTCGTCTCTTCAGCACGTCGTCCAGCCCGCCGCCGGTCAAACGGCCATACTACAGCGTCAACATCCACTACAAGTCTCCGGCTTTGTCTCAGCGACGCAGCCACACCATGTGTCAGATCTCCACCTCCAACCGCACGCTGGAGTTCTTCCCTGAAGA ACTGGCCAGTAACGGTGTTGCGTCTCTCCTCAGTGACTCGGCAATGTTGGCACGCCGAGAGCAGCGGCGTGAGCAGTACAGGCAGGTCCGTGAGCACATGCGCCGCGATGACGGCATCATGCAGGCCTGCGGCTGGAGCGTGCCGTCTCGCTTCAAACAG ACTGGTGGTCAGACGGACAGCGCTCAGGACAGCCCGCTGAAGAGACAACAG ACCACCAACGAGAAGGAGGACAACCGCATGAAGAACGTCCCTGTCCCGGTGTACTGTCGCCCCCTGGTGGAGAAGGACCCCAACAGGAAG TTGTGGTGTGCAGCTGGAGTAGACCTGACCGGATGGAGGGCCAGCAGCCAGGAGATGGCCCCGTCCAAAGCACCATCGGGCGGCAGCGACCCGCTGCACGCTGAGGAGGAcggagcagagaagaagaacagcCACACGTCTCCCGAGAAGAAGAAG tCAAAGGAGCTCCAGGAAACGGACACCATGAGCAGCCGGGTGTGGATCCTCACCAGCACCCACTCTGCCAGCAAGGTGGTCATCATCGACGCCAACCAGCCGGGCTCGCTGGTCGACCAGTTCAACGTCTGCAACGCCCACGTCCTCTGCATCTCCAGCGTGCCTG ctgccAGTGAGAGCGATTATCCAGCAGGAGAGATAGTGTTGGATCCGGGTGatggtggagcaggagcaggtggaggaggagtaggaggaggaggagtaggagtaggtggaggaggtggagacgACACCAGCGGGGTGGAGGGCATGTTGGCGGGCATCACACTTGTCGGGTGCGCCACCAACTGCAGCGTCGCCCGTAGCAACTGCTCGTCACGCACAGACACTCCCATCATGGACAAAGGACAAG CTCCAACCGCTCCGCCCATGAACGGGAAGATCCACCCAGCTCAGTCAGCGGAGGAGgccacagaggccacagagGTTTCTGAGTCCACATCGAGCCAAACAGAAATGGGATCTGGACCTCCAGGACCATTTATGGAGCACGTCTTCACCGATCCTCAGCCGCGAGCTGCAGATACCTCTGACAG GAACTCAGGCCAGTCCAAAGAGGACACGTCTCATCATCCAGAGTCAGAGGACGGAGGCGAGGAGGGAAAAAACTACACCAGCGTGGCTCCAACCATGTGGCTCGGAGCTCAGAACGGCTG GCTTTACGTCCACTCAGCTGTGGGAAACTGGAAGAAATGTCTCCACTCCATTAAGCTCAAAGACTCGGTGCTCAGCctggt GCATGTTAAAGGTCGAGTGCTGGTCGCTCTCGCTGACGGGACACTCGCCATATTCCACCGatcagaag ACGGTCAGTGGGATCTGTCCAACTACCACCTAATGGATCTCGGCCGACCTCATCACTCCATCCGCTGCATGGCCGTCGTCCACGATAAAGTGTGGTGCGGCTACAAGAACAAGATCCACGTCATTCAGCCCAAAAGCATGCAGATAGAG AAGTCCTTCGACGCTCACCCTCGCAGGGAGAGTCAGGTGCGGCAGCTAGCGTGGATTGGCGACGGCGTCTGGGTGTCGATCCGGCTCGACTCCACCTTACGTCTCTAccacgcgcacacacaccagcacctGCAGGACGTGGACATCGAGCCGTACGTCAGCAAAATGCTGG GAACCGGAAAGCTCGGCTTCTCCTTTGTGCGAATCACAGCGCTTCTGATTGGTGGAAATCGGCTCTGGGTGGGGACAGGAAATGGCGTCATCATCTCCATCCCACTGACAGAGA CGGTGGTCCTTCACCGGGGACAGCTCCTGGGTTTGAGGG CCAATAAGGTGTCTCCCACGTCCTCCGGCGGCGTGATCCACGTTTACGGCGATGATGGCTCGGAGAAGAGCAGCGGCAGCTTCATCCCTTACTGCTCGATGGCGCAGGCTCAGCTTTGTTTCCATGGACACCGGGATGCTGTCAAGTTCTTTGTGTCTGTACCAG GAAATGTTCTGGCCACACTAAACGGCAGCGTGCTGGACAGTCCGTCAGAGGGTCAGGGCTCCACGGCGCCCACGGAGACGGAGGCTCAGAGCGTTCAGAACGTGTTGGTGCTGAGCGGAGGCGAGGGCTACATCGACTTCCGTATAG GTGACGGCGAGGATGACGAGACGGAGGAAGGAGACAGTGGCGGCACTTCTCAGATAAAACCTGCTCTGTGCAAAGCTGAGCGAAGCCACATCATCGTCTGGCAGGTGTCTTACATACCTGAGTGA
- the mapk8ip3 gene encoding C-Jun-amino-terminal kinase-interacting protein 3 isoform X9 yields the protein MMELQIDEVVYQDDYGSGSVMSERVSGLANSIYREFERLIRSYDEEVVKELMPLVVNVLENLDAVLTENQEHEVELELLKEDNEQLITQYEREKALRKQAEEKFIEFEDALEAEKKDLQVQVEFLELQGKQLELKAKNYADQITRLEERESDMKKQYNALHQRHTEMIQTYVEHIERSKMQQVGSNSQSDGPGCGRTQRHTWRKSSKAERPPSLSLYPSGEGMVRGGLGGARMMPGKDIWQEDGSESDSVAATPSSTGSKSNTPTSSVPSATVTPINEGFLPPSDFDVMRAGNRRKGGKRHSRNMEVQVSQETRNVSIGMGSSDEWSEFQEIIDSTPELDMCVDPRVYGGGNSPSQGIVNEAFGINTDSLYHEIKDAKSDIIGDVDAGAELLGEFSVRDDFFGMGKEVENLLTENKQLLETKNALNIVKNDLIAKVDELSGEKEVLREELEAVRQSKNKVDARVKELEEELRRLRAEALGASRDSKDEGGDDFSSPMEGGDMTMAQRRRFTRVEMARVLMERNQYKERLMELQEAVRWTEMIRASRESPPIQEKKKSTIWQFFARLFSTSSSPPPVKRPYYSVNIHYKSPALSQRRSHTMCQISTSNRTLEFFPEELASNGVASLLSDSAMLARREQRREQYRQVREHMRRDDGIMQACGWSVPSRFKQTGGQTDSAQDSPLKRQQTTNEKEDNRMKNVPVPVYCRPLVEKDPNRKLWCAAGVDLTGWRASSQEMAPSKAPSGGSDPLHAEEDGAEKKNSHTSPEKKKSKELQETDTMSSRVWILTSTHSASKVVIIDANQPGSLVDQFNVCNAHVLCISSVPAASESDYPAGEIVLDPGDGGAGAGGGGVGGGGVGVGGGGGDDTSGVEGMLAGITLVGCATNCSVARSNCSSRTDTPIMDKGQAPTAPPMNGKIHPAQSAEEATEATEVSESTSSQTEMGSGPPGPFMEHVFTDPQPRAADTSDRNSGQSKEDTSHHPESEDGGEEGKNYTSVAPTMWLGAQNGWLYVHSAVGNWKKCLHSIKLKDSVLSLVHVKGRVLVALADGTLAIFHRSEDGQWDLSNYHLMDLGRPHHSIRCMAVVHDKVWCGYKNKIHVIQPKSMQIEKSFDAHPRRESQVRQLAWIGDGVWVSIRLDSTLRLYHAHTHQHLQDVDIEPYVSKMLGTGKLGFSFVRITALLIGGNRLWVGTGNGVIISIPLTETVVLHRGQLLGLRANKVSPTSSGGVIHVYGDDGSEKSSGSFIPYCSMAQAQLCFHGHRDAVKFFVSVPGNVLATLNGSVLDSPSEGQGSTAPTETEAQSVQNVLVLSGGEGYIDFRIGDGEDDETEEGDSGGTSQIKPALCKAERSHIIVWQVSYIPE from the exons ATGATGGAGCTACAGATAGACGAGGTGGTCTACCAGGACGACTACGGCTCCGGCTCCGTCATGTCGGAGCGGGTGTCCGGCCTGGCTAACAGCATTTACCGGGAGTTCGAGCGGCTGATCCGCAGCTACGACGAGGAGGTGGTGAAGGAGCTGATGCCGCTGGTGGTGAACGTCCTGGAGAACCTGGACGCGGTGCTGACGGAGAACCAGGAGCACgaggtggagctggagctgctgaaggaggACAACGAGCAGCTCATCACCCAGTACGAGCGGGAGAAGGCGCTGAGGAAGCAGGCGGAGGAG aAATTTATAGAATTTGAGGATGCACTGGAGGCCGAGAAGAAGGATCTGCAGGTGCAGGTGGAGTTTTTGGAGCTGCAGGGAAAGCAGCTGGAGCTCAAAGCAAAGAACTACGCTGACCAGA tcACCCGGCTGGAAGAGCGAGAATCAGACATGAAGAAGCAGTACAACGCTCTGCACCAGCGCCACACTGAG ATGATCCAGACTTATGTCGAGCACATAGAGCGGTCCAAAATGCAGCAGGTGGGCAgtaacagccaatcagacgggCCCGGCTGTGGACGAAC TCAACGCCACACATGGAGGAAAAG CAGCAAAGCGGAGCGCCCGCCGTCGTTGAGCCTGTATCCCAGCGGCGAGGGCATGGTACGTGGGGGTCTCGGGGGGGCTAGGATGATGCCCGGGAAAGACATCTGGCAG GAGGATGGATCGGAGTCCGACTCGGTGGCCGCCACACCTAGCAGCACAGGCAGCAAGTCCAACACGCCCACCTCCTCCGTCCCATCCGCCACCGTCACACCCATCAATGAGGGCTTCCTCCCACCTTCTGACTTTGACGTCATGCGGGCTGGGAACCGCAGGAAAGGTGGCAAACGTCACAGCCGGAACATGGAGGTGCAGGTTTCTCAGGAGACGCGGAATGTCAGCATTG gaaTGGGAAGCAGCGACGAGTGGTCTGAATTTCAGGAGATCATCGATTCCACTCCGGAGCTGGACATGTGTGTGGACCCCCGCGTGTACGGAGGAGGAAACAG cccCTCTCAGGGCATCGTCAACGAGGCCTTCGGCATCAACACTGACTCTCTGTACCACGAGATCAAAGACGCCAAGTCGGACATCATCGGGGACGTGGATGCAGGCGCCGAGCTGCTCG GCGAGTTCTCAG TCCGTGATGATTTCTTCG GGATGGGTAAGGAGGTGGAGAACCTGCTGACGGAGAACAAACAGCTTCTAGAGACCAA AAATGCTCTCAACATTGTGAAAAACGACCTCATTGCCAAAGTGGACGAGCTGTCGGGGGAGAAGGAGGTGctgagggaggagctggaggcggTGAGGCAGTCCAAGAACAAGGTGGACGCCCGAgtcaaagagctggaggaagaactcaggag gttAAGAGCTGAAGCTCTCGGCGCGTCTCGGGACTCAAAGGATGAAGGAGGCGATGAC TTTTCATCACCCATGGAAGGTGGAGACATGACGATGGCCCAGCGGCGGCGCTTCACGCGGGTGGAGATGGCCCGCGTGCTGATGGAGAGGAACCAGTACAAGGAAAGGCTGATGGAGCTGCAGGAGGCGGTGCGGTGGACGGAGATGATCCG AGCGTCCAGGGAGAGTCCCCCCAtccaggagaagaagaagtccACCATCTGGCAGTT CTTCGCTCGTCTCTTCAGCACGTCGTCCAGCCCGCCGCCGGTCAAACGGCCATACTACAGCGTCAACATCCACTACAAGTCTCCGGCTTTGTCTCAGCGACGCAGCCACACCATGTGTCAGATCTCCACCTCCAACCGCACGCTGGAGTTCTTCCCTGAAGA ACTGGCCAGTAACGGTGTTGCGTCTCTCCTCAGTGACTCGGCAATGTTGGCACGCCGAGAGCAGCGGCGTGAGCAGTACAGGCAGGTCCGTGAGCACATGCGCCGCGATGACGGCATCATGCAGGCCTGCGGCTGGAGCGTGCCGTCTCGCTTCAAACAG ACTGGTGGTCAGACGGACAGCGCTCAGGACAGCCCGCTGAAGAGACAACAG ACCACCAACGAGAAGGAGGACAACCGCATGAAGAACGTCCCTGTCCCGGTGTACTGTCGCCCCCTGGTGGAGAAGGACCCCAACAGGAAG TTGTGGTGTGCAGCTGGAGTAGACCTGACCGGATGGAGGGCCAGCAGCCAGGAGATGGCCCCGTCCAAAGCACCATCGGGCGGCAGCGACCCGCTGCACGCTGAGGAGGAcggagcagagaagaagaacagcCACACGTCTCCCGAGAAGAAGAAG tCAAAGGAGCTCCAGGAAACGGACACCATGAGCAGCCGGGTGTGGATCCTCACCAGCACCCACTCTGCCAGCAAGGTGGTCATCATCGACGCCAACCAGCCGGGCTCGCTGGTCGACCAGTTCAACGTCTGCAACGCCCACGTCCTCTGCATCTCCAGCGTGCCTG ctgccAGTGAGAGCGATTATCCAGCAGGAGAGATAGTGTTGGATCCGGGTGatggtggagcaggagcaggtggaggaggagtaggaggaggaggagtaggagtaggtggaggaggtggagacgACACCAGCGGGGTGGAGGGCATGTTGGCGGGCATCACACTTGTCGGGTGCGCCACCAACTGCAGCGTCGCCCGTAGCAACTGCTCGTCACGCACAGACACTCCCATCATGGACAAAGGACAAG CTCCAACCGCTCCGCCCATGAACGGGAAGATCCACCCAGCTCAGTCAGCGGAGGAGgccacagaggccacagagGTTTCTGAGTCCACATCGAGCCAAACAGAAATGGGATCTGGACCTCCAGGACCATTTATGGAGCACGTCTTCACCGATCCTCAGCCGCGAGCTGCAGATACCTCTGACAG GAACTCAGGCCAGTCCAAAGAGGACACGTCTCATCATCCAGAGTCAGAGGACGGAGGCGAGGAGGGAAAAAACTACACCAGCGTGGCTCCAACCATGTGGCTCGGAGCTCAGAACGGCTG GCTTTACGTCCACTCAGCTGTGGGAAACTGGAAGAAATGTCTCCACTCCATTAAGCTCAAAGACTCGGTGCTCAGCctggt GCATGTTAAAGGTCGAGTGCTGGTCGCTCTCGCTGACGGGACACTCGCCATATTCCACCGatcagaag ACGGTCAGTGGGATCTGTCCAACTACCACCTAATGGATCTCGGCCGACCTCATCACTCCATCCGCTGCATGGCCGTCGTCCACGATAAAGTGTGGTGCGGCTACAAGAACAAGATCCACGTCATTCAGCCCAAAAGCATGCAGATAGAG AAGTCCTTCGACGCTCACCCTCGCAGGGAGAGTCAGGTGCGGCAGCTAGCGTGGATTGGCGACGGCGTCTGGGTGTCGATCCGGCTCGACTCCACCTTACGTCTCTAccacgcgcacacacaccagcacctGCAGGACGTGGACATCGAGCCGTACGTCAGCAAAATGCTGG GAACCGGAAAGCTCGGCTTCTCCTTTGTGCGAATCACAGCGCTTCTGATTGGTGGAAATCGGCTCTGGGTGGGGACAGGAAATGGCGTCATCATCTCCATCCCACTGACAGAGA CGGTGGTCCTTCACCGGGGACAGCTCCTGGGTTTGAGGG CCAATAAGGTGTCTCCCACGTCCTCCGGCGGCGTGATCCACGTTTACGGCGATGATGGCTCGGAGAAGAGCAGCGGCAGCTTCATCCCTTACTGCTCGATGGCGCAGGCTCAGCTTTGTTTCCATGGACACCGGGATGCTGTCAAGTTCTTTGTGTCTGTACCAG GAAATGTTCTGGCCACACTAAACGGCAGCGTGCTGGACAGTCCGTCAGAGGGTCAGGGCTCCACGGCGCCCACGGAGACGGAGGCTCAGAGCGTTCAGAACGTGTTGGTGCTGAGCGGAGGCGAGGGCTACATCGACTTCCGTATAG GTGACGGCGAGGATGACGAGACGGAGGAAGGAGACAGTGGCGGCACTTCTCAGATAAAACCTGCTCTGTGCAAAGCTGAGCGAAGCCACATCATCGTCTGGCAGGTGTCTTACATACCTGAGTGA